GGGTGTGGGTGATCGCGGAGACCTCCGACCTCCCGACGAAGTTCGCCAGGATCGTGGTGACCGACGACCAGGGGCGCTACCTCCTCCCCGACCTCCCGCAGGCGAGATACGACGTCTGGGTGCGTGGGTACGGGCTGGTCGACTCGCCGAAGCGGCGGGCGGAGCCCGGGACGACGCTGAACCTGCGGGCGACCCCCGCGCCGAATCCGCGCGCCGCGGCGGAGTACTACCCGGCCGGGTACTGGTACTCGCTGCTCCAGGTCCCGGCCGAGAGCGAGTTCCCCGGCACCGGCCCGGAGGGGAACGGGATCAACCCGGCCTTCAAGAGCCAGGCGGAGTACGTCCGGCCGCTGAAGAACGGCGCCTGCCTGGGCTGCCACCAGATGGGGAGCAAGGGGACGCGCGAGCTGCACCCCGCGCTCGGCACCTTCGAGTCCTCCGTGCAGGCGTGGGAGCGGCGGCTGCAGTCCGGCCAGGCTGGAGGTGCGATGATCGGCATGGCGCACCAGATGGGACCGCGCACGCTGCGGATGTTCGCCGACTGGACCGACCGGATCGCCGCGGGCGAGGTCCCGCCCGCGCCGCCCCGCCCGCAGGGGATCGAGCGGAACGTGGTCATCACCCTCTGGGACTGGGCGGACCCCAAGGCGTACCTGCACGACCTGGTCTCGACCGACCGGCGCAACCCGACGGTCAACGCCAACGGCCCGGTCTACGCCGTGCTCGAGGCGAGCGCCGACTACATGCCGGTGCTCGACCCGAAGACCCATACGGCGACCCGGATCCCGGTCACGGTCCGCGACCCGAACACCCCGCTCGCGGCGCCGGCGCAGGTCGCGGCCCCCTCGCCGTACTGGGGCACCGAGGCGATCTGGACCAGCCGGGCGAACGTGCACAACCCGATGCTCGACGAGCAGGGGCGCGTCTGGATCACCTCCAGGGTGCGTCCGCCGGACAACCCGGCCTTCTGCAAGGAGGGGTCGAGCCATCCGTCGGCCCGCCTCTTCCCGCTCAACAGCTCGAACCGCCACCTGGCGGTGTACGACCCGCGGACGAAGGAGATGAAGCACATCTCCACCTGCTTCGGCACGCACCACCTGATGTTCGCCGAGGACGCCAACCGCACCCTCTGGCTGAGCGGCGGCGGGCCGGTGGTGGGGTGGGTGAACACCAGGCTGTGGGACCAGACGGGCGACGAGGAGCGGGCGCAGGGATGGACCGCGCTGATCCTGGACACCAGCGGGAACGGCCGCCGCGACGCGTACGTGGAGCCGAACGCGCCCGTGGATCCCGGCAAGGACAAGCGCATCGGCACCGGGCAGTACGGCGGCGGTCCGTACGCGCTGGCGCCCGCGCCGGACGGATCGGTGTGGGGGACGATGTTCGGGTTCCCCGGCGCGATCTTCCGGCTGGCCCCCGG
This region of Longimicrobium sp. genomic DNA includes:
- a CDS encoding carboxypeptidase-like regulatory domain-containing protein; amino-acid sequence: METTKALFAGATVAASALLWAARTPSAQPAPGGIPIDRDDIAGVVTGAGGPEAGVWVIAETSDLPTKFARIVVTDDQGRYLLPDLPQARYDVWVRGYGLVDSPKRRAEPGTTLNLRATPAPNPRAAAEYYPAGYWYSLLQVPAESEFPGTGPEGNGINPAFKSQAEYVRPLKNGACLGCHQMGSKGTRELHPALGTFESSVQAWERRLQSGQAGGAMIGMAHQMGPRTLRMFADWTDRIAAGEVPPAPPRPQGIERNVVITLWDWADPKAYLHDLVSTDRRNPTVNANGPVYAVLEASADYMPVLDPKTHTATRIPVTVRDPNTPLAAPAQVAAPSPYWGTEAIWTSRANVHNPMLDEQGRVWITSRVRPPDNPAFCKEGSSHPSARLFPLNSSNRHLAVYDPRTKEMKHISTCFGTHHLMFAEDANRTLWLSGGGPVVGWVNTRLWDQTGDEERAQGWTALILDTSGNGRRDAYVEPNAPVDPGKDKRIGTGQYGGGPYALAPAPDGSVWGTMFGFPGAIFRLAPGQNPPETALTEVFEVPWNNPAVANVGFSPRGGDVDRNGVYWAALASGHLASFDRRKCRGPLNGPTATGQHCPEGWTFYAEPLPQLGNVTSPGSGEGSYYTWVDQFNTLGLGENVPINTGNQSEGLLVLKDGRWVVLRVPYPTGFYTKWLDGRIDDPDAGWKGRGLWAAISTRAPFHMEGGKGTTSKAVRFQLRPDPLAR